One window of the Camelina sativa cultivar DH55 chromosome 1, Cs, whole genome shotgun sequence genome contains the following:
- the LOC104787086 gene encoding GLABROUS1 enhancer-binding protein-like — MAVPIHFLINSPHESSDDEFNLSEISYSSDDDESMEEVESSELVNTNAGSLSSPLSNLEHDEETEANGGSIEEDEFWVKYPYLKELVEIIVSQGLISEDDAFERVKLIGDDKAKELNDGWKALCIEQDLGNEMLALLASTMK; from the exons atGGCGGTTCCGATTCACTTCCTCATCAACTCTCCACATGAATCATCTGACGACGAGTTCAACCTTTCCGAGATTTCCTATTCATCTGATGACGACGAGTCCATGGAAGAAGTCGAATCGTCCGAGTTAGTCAACACAAACGCAggatctctctcttctcctctctccaaCCTCGAACATGACGAAG AAACTGAGGCTAACGGTGGTAGTATTGAGGAAGATGAGTTTTGGGTTAAGTATCCGTATCTGAAGGAGTTAGTGGAGATCATTGTATCTCAAGGTTTGATTTCTGAAGACGATGCTTTTGAGAGAGTGAAGCTTATTGGTGATGACAAGGCTAAAGAGTTGAATGATGGGTGGAAAGCTTTGTGTATCGAGCAAGATTTGGGTAACGAGATGCTTGCTCTACTTGCTTCCACCATGAAATGA
- the LOC104787087 gene encoding transcription factor bHLH117-like: MESSAYEFDSLTDLPPLPEEYKPTVVDYSPSFDSLPPFPPSDFTFSDHHHQHYLDSSLSLSDSLFLDSTLSLLNLHHLSESPRLEQNLFYEQLFPNNDSAAAPFLHLPDLKSIEQTTTTVEEPTLKTMKLFPSLSPPPPAKRHKKLHSSTSSTASGSPTASSSHNTNYGGHNQRKKISNKIRTLEKLMPWERKMSLAVILEEAHKYIKFLQSQIDSLLWMPLDSVYNTAGEVGESDLLKSLTRQQILQVLANSPGSRNVLSTHGLCVFSYEQLLKAMSRNL, encoded by the coding sequence atggagtctTCAGCTTACGAGTTCGACTCGCTCACTGACTTACCACCGCTTCCAGAAGAGTACAAACCAACCGTCGTGGACTACTCACCAAGCTTCGATTCCTTACCACCGTTCCCACCTTCCGATTTTACTTTCtccgaccaccaccaccaacactaCCTCGACTCGTCTCTCTCGCTTTCAGACTCGTTATTCCTCgactcaactctctctctcctcaacCTTCACCACCTCTCTGAGTCACCTCGTTTGGAGCAGAACCTCTTTTACGAGCAGCTCTTTCCCAACAACGACTCCGCCGCCGCACCGTTTCTTCACTTGCCAGATCTCAAATCCATCGAACAGACAACAACCACCGTGGAAGAGCCGACACTAAAGACGATGAAGCTCTttccatctctctctcctcctcctcccgcGAAACGTCACAAGAAGCTTCACTCTTCTACTTCGTCAACAGCCTCCGGTTCTCCGACGGCGTCTTCGTCACACAACACCAACTACGGCGGTCACAACCAACGTAAGAAGATCTCTAACAAGATCAGAACACTGGAGAAACTCATGCCGTGGGAGAGAAAAATGAGTTTAGCGGTGATTCTAGAAGAAGCTCACAAGTACATTAAGTTTCTCCAATCTCAAATCGATTCACTACTTTGGATGCCTCTTGACTCAGTCTACAACACCGCCGGAGAAGTTGGAGAATCCGATCTGCTTAAATCACTGACACGTCAACAGATTCTACAGGTTCTCGCGAACTCGCCAGGTTCACGAAACGTGCTCTCCACTCACGGTCTTTGCGTCTTCTCTTACGAACAGCTTCTTAAGGCTATGTCCAGAAACCTCTga